The region ttatatatgtaaaaaaaatattGTTCATCCAAATACTTTTATACACAGTATTATTTTTATAAACTAAAAAAGATTTATAGTTAATctaaatatttttataaatgatGTCAAAAGCAAAAATTACTATATACAGAAAAATAAACCCTAATATTTTGTTATAATATTAATATATAAGAAATTATTTACTATTAATtcaaataatatttttataatatttataaCAAAAATAATATAGTTTATcatatattaattatatttttagAACATCGGATAAATTCATCATTTCACCCTAtaaacaactcaaatatcaatatttcaatttttttaaaaaattgatatTTCCTTCCTGTTTTATTACCTAATTTTAATTAATcatataaaatgaaaaaattattgatctaaatattaaaaaaaaattatcaaTGTTTTTTTGAAATATATGAACAAATGCGCTTATCACTCCACAAACCATGTTTGTTATAgttttaataataaaaatatacTATTGAGAGCAAAAAGATAGGAAAACCAAGAAAATTAGGATGTGTTGGAAAATTAGAATAGGCTATTAGTGTAATAGCCAATGTATCTGATTATTATAGATATATAGATTTGTTGAATTTCTTTAAGAAATGGTTTTAAAAATTTGTTACCTGACTTCGACTGTATTAATGCAAATACTACTTAAGTACAGTGTAAAAAGAAACTTTTTGAAATGTATAACAtgatttaaattttattttttttcattaaATTATTTATTGTTTTGTATTATATTATTACATCAAACACAAATGAATTTATTCTTGACCTGTGTGAACCCATAGTAAGTGATCTCCTGAgacaaaagaaagaaaagaaaacaaatgcTGACTCTTGATAGCCTCATCAACACAACACTCCATCAAGGAACCTAGAATACACAATATGCATACAGAGTATTACCTAGCATGTCCACAAAAACATTGCATAGCATTCTCACTCATGAGTAAAGTAAAATTTTCAAGCACATCGCATCAACTTAAGCAGGAAAACATAAAATCCCAAAGAATTAGGCCAATTCATAACAAGATCCAAAAGCATTTTAAGCCAACCATGCATTACTTGTTGCCATCAACCACAAATTAGACACCCTACAAAACAGAGTCCAGAAAATGAAACTGGAAAACACacacccttttgtttctttttattCTTTCTTCTGACTCTTGATTTGTTATCTTTCCACCATGCACTATGCCCAATCTAATAGAGAGCTGAATGATCAAAGGAGAAATAGTGATGCTAGATAATGAAAACAGAATGGATAAACCTAGGTGATAGACAAATACTTGCTATCAACGAATTGCTCTTCAGCACTGTTTCTTCAAACCCAATATCTTTTGTCATCATATGCTTACAAGATTGCCATTTATAATTTATGATCAAATTAAAGAAAACACTAAATATTTCAAACGCTAATCAATCAGGATCAACAGATCAGAAAACAAATTCAAAAACATGAAAAAGATTCTACAAAAAATCAAACAAGTGTTTTTTCTTTTCTAAATTTTAAAACACTAATCAAATGGGGCCTAAGATACAGATAATGTATGGGTAGCAGCATGTAACTGGTGAAAATATGTTAACTAACAAAAAATGCAAGTAAATAACAGGATACAATACTGAGAAAGTTTTTCTGCATTCAATGATCACCTTGTACTGTTGTACAGAAGAGATCAAACCTTTTTATTTTCGATTCCGTATACAAGTTGTGGTGTAAAAATGTGTACCACTAGACTTAACAATAATAATCACAATTATGATGCAAAGAATAAGCACCACTGTCAAAAAAATTCCTCTCCACTAAAAAGACTaagaaaaatgaataaaaaatggAGTATGATTATGTGATAGAGTTCTTTGAAATATCTTGATAGAGAATTATGCTTCATCTGTATACCACTTGCCTTTGACGTGTAAGTGCCATATCTTTGAAAATCAATTAATGAAGTCTACACTCTTCCAGGTATAACCAGGTCACAGAATTTTTCATGTGAAAAGCCTCAAAAATAGTTGGAATTTGCCCATCTTAATTATTGGAAACAACCCATTGGCATCTTTATCCTGAAACAAATTAGGATATGTGTAAAGGGCTGGAACATACTAGTTAGTAACACAGAGGTATCATCATGCATGCATGTTAGAAAATAAGGAATTCTTACCGATTTAGAAAAAAATGTACACGATCTGACGGTCACATCATGACAAGCTTAATTAAACCTTTATGAGGCAAAACCCATCCAAATGAAGGGATCGTGTTAACTCATTTGCCATGTGGGAATGCCAAAATGGAAACAACAAATAATCATTTCTTCATCTTTACATCATAAGCTTATTCACCCCCTCTAATTACATTCTCAAGATGCTGAACTGCATGCAATTTATAGTCTTTGCTTAGATGCTTCAATAGTGCACTGTGTGTGCAAGAATCGGGCTCAATTTCCTTATCTAGCATATCTTTGTACAGTCTCAAAGCTTCCTGCCAATGGCCTAAGTTGCAGTTCTCATTTATCAAAATAGTGTATGTATACTTATTTGCAGAAACACCCTTTGATTCCATTTCGGCAAAAAAATTGTATGCATGATCCATTTTTCTCTCTTTGCAAAGTCCATTGATTAAAGCATTGTATGTGATCACATTTGGATTAACACCCTTGTCTTGCATCTCAAAGAAGTACATAATAGCAAGATCCAGCCTTCCCCTAACAGCATATGAATGAATCAAAACTGTGTAAGTCACAACAGAAGGATATATCCCTTTCTTTAACATATCATAGAACACCACTCTAGCCTTTCGAAGATGCCCGGCCATCAAATGAGCATGGATGATGCTAGTATATGTCACATGATCCGGAACAAATCCATTGCGGAGCATTTTCTGTACGAGTTCATTTGCTTCATCCAAATTTCCCAATTTATAGAGCCCATTAATGAAGACGTTATATGTGATTAAATCAGGTGGAAAGCCTTTGGCTAGCATTTCTTCCTGCATGCCAAAAGCCTTTGAAGGGTCACCGAGCTTGAGTTCACCAACTATCCGAGTCGTGTATGCATAACGATCGGGCTGCAATCCCCTACACAGCATTTCATCAAACAGTTCCTTAGCCATTGGCAAGTTCCCCATCTTACAAAATCCCCTAACAAGAATCGTAAAAGTGAAGACATCAGGAAAAGGTCCGTGTCTGATCATATCATCTTTCATCCGCTTGGCAATATCCAAGTCCCCCAATCGGCAAACACCGTCTATAAGTGTGTTATAGGTCACAACACTTGGAACAAGATTTTTGTATCTTaactcaacaaacaacagaaaAGCCTCCCCTAAGTTTCCCAACCTGCTATAACCATAAATTAGAGTGTTATACGAAACTAAGTCAGGCATCAAATTCTTACTTACCATAACATCTAACAACCGCCTTGCATCACTCACTCTTCCCAATCTGCAAAGACCATACATGACTGTATTGTACGTCGCCACCGTAGGCAAAGCACCTCTCCCCAACATCTCCTCCTCGAGATCACTAGCTTCCTCAAGCATCCCCTCCTTACAATACGCACGAATCAAAGGGTTATATGTGTAAGCCGAAACCTTAAGTCCTAACTTCAACATCTCCTTCGTCAACTCCTTCGCCCGGTCAAAATCCCCTTTCCTCGACAAACCATTCACCAAAACATTATAACTCACCTCATTCGGATCACACCCAATTTTCCTCATCATAAACAATAACTCCATCGCTTGTTCAACTTCCCCTTGTTTACAAAACGAATCCAACAGAGTATTATAAGTAACAATTGTAGGCTTAACTCCACACTCAACCATAACATTATAAACTTCCTTAGCCTCATTCACCATACTCCTATCTCTAAGCAATTTAAGAACCCTATTACAATTCCTAACATCAGGCAACAATCCATTGTGAatcattttataaaaaataaacaaacacttCTCCAACACTGATTTTTTCGCAAAAACCCAAAGTAATAAATCGAGAAGCTTAACAGATACTACCTCAGAACCCGTACCCTCGCCGCTTCCGCCGCCGCCAACCAAAACATCCAAAACAACACCGTCGATTTTAGCTTCAATCGCCTTCTCCATAACCCAATAAGCACTCCTCATAAACCCATTTCTAGCGAGAATATCTAAAATCTCAACATAAGCCGATCCAGATCGGTTGAAGTGAGGCTGCTTCTCCGCCCAACGGAAGAACCTAAGCGCGACGAGTGGTCGGTGTTTAACTGAGTTGAGAACTCGGAGGAGTAACTCGGGCTGGGTAACCGCGGAATGTAAACGGCTGTTACCGGCGGTGTCGTATTGAGAATTAGTTATGTTGCTGTTGTTATGGGGGAGTGTGGAGAAAAGGGAGAGAAATGGTTTGAGGCGGGTTAAGGTTTTTGAGAAGAATGGTGTTGAAGGTATGAAAGAGAGGGTCATTGACTTGGTGTGAAGAGGGCTGAGGCCATGAAAAGCCACCACGGTTGTTGTAAGGGTGGCGAGAAACGGTTACGGTGGCGGCTGTTAGGGCCTCTTTCATTCATAAACCCCAGCTGTATCTGTTTAGGTTCTTTTCATTTCTCCCCCTCTTGGAACACTCGTGGAGCTTACATCCACCACTACTAACAACactatttttttttttaatttcataaatgcatttttaaaatattgttttgactcaaaaaaaattgttaattcacttttttctattttttaaaaaataatcattaattttaatttaaatctctaaataatttatttttcaataaaaataattaaaaataatcaccTCTTAGAACTGATACATCAGTTGAATTGACGCATCCAATAAAGCTATAGAGAGACGTCAATGACCTTGGCGCATGTTCCCAATGGTGGGCAACCTATGCATCACATGCATTGACGCATGCATATACTATATAGTGCATGCGtcaatgcatgtggcgcatgcaccggtatttttttaaaatttaaatgttaattttaaatataaataaaaaaatactgaaaataaaaattatatatataaaaatcAAAAATTACAAGGAATTAACAAGAAATTCAATTATCGGCCCGATTGAAACGCAcccctgttccacatccaggtgcgttagtaTGTCTTCGAAGTCTCCCatgattttcctgaggtgtttggggtctttgagtgctgacatgatccaatggtggctggtgtgaaggtccggtggaaggttcaacggtatttgatagatgtgtcatcatttgttcccaatatgGTTTGCCGAATTAGGACATTGAATCGGTTTGGAAACGAATCAATGGTTTCTGGGGTGTACTatagtcaaacaatggttgggAGTTGTGGCAATGCGATGTTTGGATGGTaattggtggggggctacgatgacaTGAATTGTCTGAATCATTTGGGCTATAGACTGTTGTGGTGgctgcgtatggttgttggtggatagggtttgattcttggttttgaggTTGAGTGTGTGGCACGAATGGGTTGCGAGGTTGGatgtttggttgttgggtgtatatggtaggTTGGTGGTGTGAGGTTAATCGATGAgtttgggtggtttgacattgttcttggacggagacttgttgttgggcgtatgatgacgaagctagttggcgtggatcaatcaaataccttggctcagacacaaattgtggcgttgtaaccgacctaaatCATGCCACATActgttgagttggtctagcaccctgtatgactggttcgtttaagatgtgttatcatcgattcctccaatgacgacacatctcttttgcaaagtctctacagtcggaataatcccattgggcaTCGACTCTTTTTTATGCCAATTGGGACATTAAAAATGCTCATGGATcgttttcttttttttgttttttcatcACCTATATAAAGGAGGGTCGCTTTCTCTTCACTCACACCACTTTCCAAAGCATTACATTTTCTTTGGAATTTATCTCTCTAACTTCTCTCTCATTCTCTATATAAAATATTTATTTCACTTAAAGTAGCCTTGGTGCTTGTGAGGAAGAGTTTTGTAAGTGGTAGTATTGTTTGTTTAATTCTTATGAGTGTAACACTCTTAAGAATATTGAGTTTAGTTCTTGAGATAAACGAGTCATAAAATCTATGTTTTGGTTTATTGAGCTTTGCTggaaaaaaaaatcaatttttggcTATTGTGGTTATCCTTAAAATCTCTAAGGTTTGTTAGCATAGCCTATGGTAAAAGTTATCTTTGGTTGAGGAAAAGCCTGTAAAAATCTCAAGATCAAATTGTATAAAGATTTGTTGGCATAACCTTCAAAAGCGCAAAGTTCATTGTCAAACTCTCAAGAAGATCTCTTATGGACAAGACTAGGTCAATGTTCAAACAAACTTGTATATCTCTTTGGTGCAATTTCTCTAACCCTATCATCTTTAATTTGTGCTATTTATTTTTACTAATTTATTTCCACTACTATTTACTCTTAATAATCTACTAACAAAATTTCAAGTTTAGTCGagaaaaatataaaattaatCGTGAATTTTAAATACCAAAATTCACCCTTGTCTTGTGGTTGAAGTAACTTGTCCAAAGAATGCATCCATTTTCCTCATGTGTCGAATCTATAATACAAAGAATAAGATATTAATGAATTGCATTAAAATGTTCCTTTTTTCTGTATTGTCGTGTGTATGGTTCTTTATGCGCCATCAACTCTTTGATAAGTTGTTGGTGGACAAAAGTATGATCCTCTTCTTCTTTACCGAGCAAAGCATAAACAAATCGATAACCGCAATTCATTCaatgtatttgtgcataaaaatATGCATCACTTTGATGAATTGAATTTTTGGTAAAGGTGATGAAAGAGGTGGTTTGCTAATGTGAGCTCCTttgaaaacaatttttttttgtgattttgaAGTTGGAGAATCCGGAAAAAGTTTGTCAACAtattcaaaatatgaaagagacTGCGTCGTTAAATTATCAATCGTTGTTGATTTGACCTTCTTAGAAGCTCCATTTGTTTTTATCGATTGAGAATGTGGTTTCAAATATGTGGTTTCTGGATAAGCAATCTTCCATATTTGTTATTTGAAGTCGAGTTTCATATTGTTATCGGTTTTCAAAAATCTATCTTGTATCACTTCCCATTCAAtcaagatatatatatatatatatatatatatatatatatatatatatatatatatatatatatatatatatatatatatatatatatatatatatatatatatatatatatatatatatatatttatatgtCGTCGACCAATTGTGAATTGAGATTATTGTCTCTGAATCTGTGTTCCAACACTATGTTGTTGTGACCAATTGATGTATGTATCTCATTATCCTAATTTTGGATCATTTGGTTCACAAAGTCCCAATCACTATACAAATCATCCTTACTATTTCCCAACCAATTCTTCAATGTAACATGGGCAGACTCAACTCGGTTAGTTGTTGTATTTTTAAGGTGTCTAACTTGACCGATCCAAACATAAATATTATTCTCCTTCACCTAGTCGAAAATTGTACTTTCAACATATTTCAAGAAATTTGAATATTTCTCAGACACATTCCTAAAATGTATAACATCATCGGCATATAATCCTTTCATAAACATTTCATGCATCCCTTATTGTTTCCACTATCACACTAGCTTTGACAATTTTTTTGTCTTCGCCCTTTATTTGTTTGGTCCATACCACGGGTTTAAGTCGACTTCTCATATTCTTTGTGATGTTATACATATAAAGTAATGCACATGAAATAGGAAACGCCTTTGTAACCGAATTTATCAATGTGGTATTGTGATCAGTGAGAATGACCTTCAACGTGTTTTCTTTGTCCTTCAACATAGTCTTGCACACTTCCAAAGCGCATGTAACATTGTCCTTTTTTTCTTTTCCCAAAAATGCAAAATCCACTAAAAAAAGTCATTTTTGTCGAAGTAACACCAACAATTTCCAATGTACTTGTTAGTCTTATATGTTAAATCAATGATGATTACATTGAGAAACATGTTGAACAACTTTATGAAATCGGGATGAGTCAAAAATATATCTCGAACAGTTTCTCCATCCTTGCACACTCGGTACCTAGATATGTACTCCCTAAGTCTCAAAATAAAAGTCTTTTAAGGTTGTTATACAAATTTTAAGAAAAGTAATTATTGAATGAATGTAACAATTTTAAAAAATGACCCTTAGTTACTATTGATTGTCATAAAGACATAATATGATTTAATAACTTGAAGTAATGTAGAAAATATTTATTAGGGGTAAACTTGATAAAAATTAATTAATGTTGCTTAAAAAGTAAAGTGACTCTTATTTTGGGACAATTTTCTTTGCCTAATAATTGTTATCATCTAGAAGTTTCAACAGTTGTTGGATTTCAGTTATATCCCCCTCAACGCCTTATTGTTAAGGACACAAATATTATATACTTGCTTAATATTTGAGATATTTTTGGATCTTTAATGTTTCAAAGTTGTAAGTATGTTTTTGGTTTGAACCATATTCAACATCGTCTCACAAACAATTTCCTTCTCTCTAGGCATAAGGCGATATGCAATAGAGTAGCCGACTAACTTGTTACACATGTCATGGTTATGTAAACCACAAATCACACTAAATCTTCATTTATTATTTGCCAACAAATAACCATGCATCTTAAGGAGACACTTACATTTTCTCAAACTGGTGTCATCTCGTTTCAAGTTTTGGAGAGGAGTTGTGTACTTGCCACTTCTTTCACATCTCAATGTCACAAATGTAAGTCTTCTATATGAACCTTTACCAGACCTTCCGATTACAACCTCAAACCCCAATTTGGATGCCTCTGTGAGGATCCATTAGAATATATGATCACGAACATTAACTCTTGTCCATTGTAAATTGGTTGTCAACATCTACCTTATTGACATCAACACGTTTGGCATCAAGACACAGTATGTTTAGAGATAACATCATGGTGCACCATATCTAAGGCAAATAATCatagaaaataataaaaaacagaCTGAAATGAACTCTGAACTAATCCAAAAATGCATTTCCATAGAAACTTATCTAGAACCCGAAAATGCATTTCCGGACGCAACATAACCTTTcaactcaaaaaccaaattaatatGAGCAGTTAGGAATGAAATACATGAAAGTTACCTTAAGATCCACCTTTTTTTACTCCTTTGATGTGATTAAACATAAGAATGAAGTTTTGGAGTGCAAAACTTGATTGAGAATGGAAGGATGTTTTTTAAAGGGTTTTGAAGGAAAATGTGTGTTTgatcatgaagaagatgaacatGCATTATGTTGTTTTATTAAATTTCCCTCTTGATATTTCCATAAATTCACTTTCGAAATTGTGACTGACATGCAAAGGTGGCAATTTTAAAGTACCGTTTCACAAATTCAAAAGTATATCTCCAGATTTGTCATTTAGTTGTTAAATTAGAAACTCCTTTATGGGGTGAGTCCGGAActaaattttggaaaaaaatataAGGTGAGACTAACTTAGGACGTGTATTGGTGTGTATGTGGTGaatctggagatgcatctcctaactaaaaattttaaaaaatatgtcGTGAGACTCAGTTAGGACGTGTTTTGGTGAGAAAATAGTACATTCAAAAATGCACTTCCGAAATCTGaaaattatttttgttttttctttaagTATTTTTCCACCACTTAGTATGAGATAAGCAATACACTTATTATTTTGCAACACACAACCCCATTATGTTATAACTCCTCCTTTCGAAACTCCATCGATATTAAGACGGATCAAACTCACTTCCAAAGGCCACCACCTAATATTGTCCATTTAAACTTAAGGAAATTTCTTTTCCCACCCTTATGGTGTGGCTCACACCTCTGAAAACTTAAAGTTTCCCTCGGGTTTTTAtgagatgcatctccggacgcaTCTTTACCCCAATTTTGCTAAAAATTGGTTCGGAGATGCATCTGTGAAACTTTTTGGGATATATTCGATGATGCATCTCCGAAAAATTCATTGAGTGAATTTTAAGCTATTTAAACAACATTATTTTCGATATGCATCTCTGAAATCTTACCTGCATGCATCTTGGGCAGAAACAATGTCCTAAGTTTGtatttttttaatcaaaagtcaTTTTAATCCGACTAATACTGTCATAATTTGATTCAAATATTAATAAACATGAATATTCATAGAGCAAGGTAATGCATTAATTAAAAAACATCCTATAATATTACAAACATTATTCTCAAAGAATGGAAAATACAACTAAAACATCCCCCCCAAAAACATAATCTACTGTATATGCCTAATCCTAATCCCCTGACTCTTCCTCTGCCGCTGGTAACCCAAGGAATTTTGCGACTCAGTGAGAATGGTATGCGTGAGGGCAACCACATCATCGCCACCTCTCTCAGACAACCCATACTTTATGCCCTCATATGTAATTCACGTAATATTTTGACAGTTCGACAACACATCAATGACATGGTCATCCCTGGCCTACTCATTCTCTAGGATCTTCTTGTGAGCAAGCCCAGATGGATGTCCAAGAGCGTAAGGTATCATGACACAATATGTCAGACTATAGAACTAAGTCATGTAACTGTCCACATAAGACCACTGAGATGTAGCAGACACACTCAAATACTCCTCCGATACCGGATGACTATCGTAATCCACCAGTACATCATCGATATGTTTGCGAATAATGTTGTTAGGAGAAGACTCTAGGGGAGGGTCTCGAAATGATATGCACATATCCAAATTGATGCATGCATCGCTCCGGCAAATACCTATACATCATATTCCTCCTAAATGTCAGCCATCCGAAGTAAACTGGAATGGGGTCGAAGACAACAATGTCCCGATGAGTGGTGTATG is a window of Lathyrus oleraceus cultivar Zhongwan6 chromosome 6, CAAS_Psat_ZW6_1.0, whole genome shotgun sequence DNA encoding:
- the LOC127092417 gene encoding pentatricopeptide repeat-containing protein At1g22960, mitochondrial, which translates into the protein MTLSFIPSTPFFSKTLTRLKPFLSLFSTLPHNNSNITNSQYDTAGNSRLHSAVTQPELLLRVLNSVKHRPLVALRFFRWAEKQPHFNRSGSAYVEILDILARNGFMRSAYWVMEKAIEAKIDGVVLDVLVGGGGSGEGTGSEVVSVKLLDLLLWVFAKKSVLEKCLFIFYKMIHNGLLPDVRNCNRVLKLLRDRSMVNEAKEVYNVMVECGVKPTIVTYNTLLDSFCKQGEVEQAMELLFMMRKIGCDPNEVSYNVLVNGLSRKGDFDRAKELTKEMLKLGLKVSAYTYNPLIRAYCKEGMLEEASDLEEEMLGRGALPTVATYNTVMYGLCRLGRVSDARRLLDVMVSKNLMPDLVSYNTLIYGYSRLGNLGEAFLLFVELRYKNLVPSVVTYNTLIDGVCRLGDLDIAKRMKDDMIRHGPFPDVFTFTILVRGFCKMGNLPMAKELFDEMLCRGLQPDRYAYTTRIVGELKLGDPSKAFGMQEEMLAKGFPPDLITYNVFINGLYKLGNLDEANELVQKMLRNGFVPDHVTYTSIIHAHLMAGHLRKARVVFYDMLKKGIYPSVVTYTVLIHSYAVRGRLDLAIMYFFEMQDKGVNPNVITYNALINGLCKERKMDHAYNFFAEMESKGVSANKYTYTILINENCNLGHWQEALRLYKDMLDKEIEPDSCTHSALLKHLSKDYKLHAVQHLENVIRGGE